In the Paenibacillus sp. FSL H7-0357 genome, one interval contains:
- a CDS encoding glycoside hydrolase family 65 protein yields the protein MKQYLKIDEWSIIEESFDPQTQEISESVFSIGNGYMGGRANFEEQYSGHSLQGSYMAGVYYPDKTRVGWWKNGYPEYFAKVLNSTNWIGINIDIDSTPLDLATCTVTEFRRVLNMKEGTLSRSFTATLEDGKEVKVESIRIVSMARREIGAIRYSIIPVNFAGKLTVTPYLDGDIKNKDANYDEKFWNEVEKKGEPDGGYLTLKTKKLDFHVTSAFTFDILVNGEKLTAEAEVTEDEKYVGSTVTLPVQTGDQVVIYKYAANVTSRNYGLGQLVDAAQTALQSAREAGFVALLTEQATVWGDKWKESDIIIEGDVSAQQAIRFNIFQLNQTYTGEDDRLNIGPKGFTGEKYGGSTYWDTEAYCVPFYLSTADSSIARNLLIYRYKHLEKAKENALKLGYKKGALYPMVTMNGEECHNEWEITFEEIHRNGAIAYAIYNYVNYTGDKAYLGQYGLEVLVEISRFWEERVHYVAHKDKYVMLGVTGPNEYENNVNNNWYTNRIAAWTMEYTLEALAYLQENEASRYAELADKLELQDSETTQWNEIIAKMYYPADEERGIFLQQDGFLDKEIIQVKDVLPENLPLNQKWSWDRILRSCFIKQADVLQGLYFLGDRYDLDTKKRNFDFYEPITVHESSLSPCIHAILACELGYKDKAYEMYLRTSRLDLDNYNNDTEDGCHTTSMAGTWMSIVHGFGGLRVQEDRLILKPSNPGHWTSYSFKIMFRGSRLKVIVTDVQVTVVNETDIPASITIHGKEYTVNGLSSVTAEGSTVTA from the coding sequence ATGAAGCAATATCTAAAAATTGATGAATGGTCAATCATTGAAGAATCCTTCGATCCCCAGACCCAAGAAATTTCTGAGAGCGTATTTAGCATCGGAAACGGATATATGGGCGGAAGAGCCAACTTTGAAGAGCAATACAGCGGACACAGCCTGCAAGGCAGCTACATGGCCGGTGTGTATTATCCGGACAAAACCCGGGTCGGCTGGTGGAAAAACGGCTATCCGGAGTATTTTGCCAAAGTGCTGAACAGCACCAACTGGATTGGTATTAACATCGACATCGACAGCACACCGCTGGATTTGGCTACCTGCACCGTTACTGAGTTCCGCCGGGTGCTCAACATGAAGGAAGGTACACTTTCCCGCAGCTTCACCGCCACTCTTGAGGACGGCAAGGAAGTTAAGGTGGAAAGTATCCGCATCGTCAGCATGGCCCGCCGTGAGATCGGCGCGATCCGCTACTCGATCATTCCGGTGAATTTTGCCGGAAAGCTTACCGTTACCCCTTACCTTGACGGCGACATCAAGAACAAGGATGCCAACTATGACGAGAAATTCTGGAACGAAGTGGAGAAGAAAGGCGAGCCGGACGGCGGATACCTCACCCTGAAGACGAAAAAACTTGATTTTCACGTCACCTCGGCATTTACCTTTGATATTCTGGTCAACGGCGAAAAGCTTACTGCAGAAGCTGAAGTCACCGAGGATGAGAAATATGTGGGCAGTACGGTAACTCTCCCCGTGCAAACCGGCGATCAGGTTGTCATCTATAAATATGCTGCCAATGTCACTTCCCGCAATTACGGCCTGGGACAGCTGGTTGATGCTGCGCAGACGGCACTGCAAAGTGCCCGGGAAGCCGGATTCGTCGCACTTTTGACCGAACAGGCTACTGTGTGGGGCGATAAATGGAAGGAAAGCGACATTATCATTGAAGGTGATGTGTCGGCACAGCAGGCGATCCGCTTTAACATTTTCCAGCTTAACCAGACCTACACCGGTGAAGATGACCGTCTGAACATCGGACCCAAAGGCTTTACCGGGGAAAAATACGGCGGCAGCACCTATTGGGATACAGAAGCTTACTGTGTGCCGTTCTACTTAAGTACAGCGGATTCCTCAATCGCCCGTAACCTGCTGATTTACCGTTATAAACATCTGGAAAAAGCCAAAGAAAATGCGCTTAAGCTTGGTTATAAAAAAGGTGCACTGTACCCGATGGTAACGATGAACGGTGAAGAATGCCACAATGAGTGGGAAATCACGTTCGAAGAAATTCACCGTAACGGTGCGATTGCCTATGCGATTTACAACTACGTTAATTACACCGGGGACAAAGCTTATCTCGGCCAATATGGTCTTGAAGTGCTTGTGGAAATCTCCCGCTTCTGGGAAGAACGCGTTCACTACGTGGCCCACAAGGACAAATATGTGATGCTCGGCGTAACCGGACCTAATGAATACGAGAATAACGTCAACAACAACTGGTATACAAACCGGATTGCTGCCTGGACGATGGAATACACGCTGGAAGCCTTGGCATATCTGCAGGAGAACGAGGCTTCCCGGTACGCAGAGCTTGCCGATAAGCTGGAGCTGCAGGACAGCGAAACCACACAATGGAATGAAATCATCGCCAAAATGTACTATCCGGCCGATGAAGAACGCGGCATCTTCCTGCAGCAGGACGGCTTCCTCGATAAAGAGATCATTCAGGTGAAGGATGTTCTGCCGGAGAATCTGCCGCTGAATCAAAAATGGTCCTGGGACCGCATTCTGCGTTCCTGCTTCATTAAACAGGCCGATGTGCTGCAAGGTTTATATTTCCTTGGCGACCGTTACGATCTGGACACCAAGAAACGGAATTTCGACTTCTACGAGCCGATTACCGTTCATGAATCCTCCCTCTCCCCATGTATCCATGCAATTCTTGCCTGTGAGCTGGGGTATAAGGACAAGGCTTATGAAATGTACCTGCGGACTTCGAGGCTGGATCTCGACAATTATAACAATGACACGGAAGACGGCTGCCATACTACAAGCATGGCGGGAACCTGGATGTCGATTGTACATGGCTTCGGCGGACTGCGCGTTCAGGAAGACCGCTTGATCCTTAAGCCTTCCAACCCGGGACACTGGACTTCGTATTCCTTCAAGATCATGTTCCGCGGTTCGCGGCTTAAAGTCATTGTTACCGATGTACAGGTTACGGTTGTTAATGAAACCGATATTCCGGCATCCATCACGATTCACGGCAAGGAGTATACTGTGAACGGACTCAGTAGCGTCACTGCTGAAGGCTCCACCGTCACGGCATAA
- a CDS encoding LacI family DNA-binding transcriptional regulator, with the protein MTVTIKDVAKKAGVSPSTVSRVLSGHPRISLETSRKVKVIMEEMGYTPNMMAKSLVSKTTNSICIILPKPAEELFSNLFFMELIRGIVTQSSRSGYDVLISSGANEKEELEAVSRLLKGRRVDGVILLYSRKDDAVIDFLESGGYPFVLVGRSDRYEDILSVDNDNVMAAYDATNHLISMGHERIGFVSGPPNLIVSRDRLEGYRKAMLNSGLEMRTEWIVEGEFLQDSGYRAMSFFMNLPNRPTALVAVDDMVSFGVLRGLNELKYKVPEDLAIVSFNNIPLSELSSPPISSIDIGIYHLGYTASQVLIQSIKKPDIQAGYTNRFVIPHRLIVRESSMYAPGKK; encoded by the coding sequence ATGACAGTTACCATCAAGGACGTGGCTAAGAAAGCGGGAGTTTCTCCCTCCACTGTATCCCGGGTGTTGTCAGGTCATCCCAGAATCAGCCTAGAAACTTCCCGCAAGGTCAAAGTGATTATGGAGGAAATGGGCTACACTCCGAATATGATGGCTAAAAGCCTCGTTTCGAAGACCACTAACAGTATTTGCATCATCTTACCGAAACCAGCTGAGGAGCTGTTCTCCAATCTGTTTTTTATGGAATTAATCAGAGGGATTGTGACTCAATCGAGCCGATCCGGTTATGATGTGTTGATTAGCTCCGGAGCGAACGAAAAGGAAGAGCTTGAGGCTGTTTCCCGCCTGCTGAAGGGCCGCCGTGTTGATGGCGTTATTCTGCTGTATTCACGCAAAGATGATGCGGTTATTGATTTTCTGGAATCAGGCGGCTACCCCTTCGTGCTTGTTGGGCGAAGCGACCGCTATGAGGATATTTTATCCGTGGATAATGATAATGTCATGGCCGCTTACGACGCTACAAACCACCTAATCTCCATGGGACATGAACGCATTGGTTTTGTCAGCGGACCGCCTAACCTCATCGTTTCACGCGACCGCCTCGAAGGATACCGCAAAGCCATGCTGAACAGTGGCCTGGAGATGCGTACAGAGTGGATTGTAGAGGGCGAGTTTCTGCAGGACAGCGGATATAGGGCGATGTCATTTTTCATGAATCTCCCGAACCGTCCAACGGCACTTGTTGCAGTGGACGATATGGTCTCTTTCGGAGTATTGCGCGGACTGAATGAACTGAAATACAAGGTTCCGGAAGATTTGGCGATTGTCAGCTTTAACAACATCCCACTATCGGAACTGTCCAGCCCGCCGATCAGCAGCATCGACATCGGAATTTATCATCTTGGCTATACGGCCTCCCAAGTGCTGATCCAAAGCATCAAGAAGCCGGATATTCAGGCAGGATATACGAACCGTTTTGTCATTCCCCACCGCTTGATCGTTAGAGAGTCATCTATGTATGCTCCAGGGAAGAAATGA
- the pgmB gene encoding beta-phosphoglucomutase, whose product MSEIKACLFDLDGVIVDTAKYHFIAWRELAENLGFEFTEQDNERLKGVSRAASLDILLEIGGLSLDEAEKARLAEQKNNRYVEYIAKMDSSEILPGALDFLKECRESGIKVALGSASKNAMTILNNTGLTPYFDAIIDGTHTSAAKPDPEVFLLGAQALAVSPEHCVVFEDAEAGILAATRAGMRSVGIGSPATLGAANIVVPSLQQIALAELRESFATV is encoded by the coding sequence ATGTCAGAAATTAAAGCCTGCCTGTTCGATTTGGACGGTGTGATCGTCGACACTGCCAAATATCATTTTATCGCCTGGAGAGAACTCGCGGAAAACCTTGGGTTTGAATTCACCGAACAGGATAACGAACGCCTTAAGGGTGTCAGCCGCGCCGCTTCACTGGATATTCTGCTGGAAATCGGCGGACTTTCTCTGGACGAGGCGGAAAAAGCCCGGCTGGCCGAGCAAAAAAACAACCGCTATGTCGAATACATCGCCAAGATGGACAGCTCGGAGATTCTGCCCGGTGCCCTGGACTTTCTGAAGGAATGCCGGGAATCCGGCATCAAAGTCGCCCTTGGCTCCGCCAGCAAAAACGCGATGACCATCTTGAATAACACCGGTCTGACACCGTATTTCGATGCGATCATCGACGGCACACATACCAGCGCGGCCAAACCTGATCCTGAAGTGTTCCTGCTGGGGGCCCAGGCACTCGCCGTATCCCCTGAGCACTGCGTGGTCTTTGAGGACGCCGAGGCCGGAATCCTCGCTGCCACCCGCGCCGGTATGCGCAGCGTAGGCATCGGTTCTCCTGCAACACTGGGGGCAGCGAACATCGTTGTGCCTTCTCTCCAGCAGATCGCACTAGCGGAATTGCGGGAATCTTTTGCAACGGTTTGA